From a single Raphanus sativus cultivar WK10039 chromosome 3, ASM80110v3, whole genome shotgun sequence genomic region:
- the LOC108843889 gene encoding uncharacterized protein LOC108843889, producing MFSRFVQRIRISKTQITSLYSTKPFTTLLNPKPPIRVAVFWDLDNKPPASHPPHDAAVKLRTAASSFGSVKLMVAYANRHAFSHVPAHVREERKERKLLNQLEKTGLAKPAEPYFCGVCDRRFYANEKLVAHFRQIHEAENQKRVRQIESAKGGQRVRLVAKYSMKMDKYKRAARNLLIPKEGYGLAEELTRGGFRVKMVSDKPEAADRALKEHMVDVMDKREAECLVLVSDDSGFVDVLWEAKDRCLRTVVIGDLSEGKLKRVADVAYSWKEVVMGKAKKEVEKVVGKWRDRDVLKKLEWSYDPVLDKERGLSCCGDWDYGFDSEDDDEVEMGDGGDWWEMDDEDSVGSSRSCQ from the coding sequence ATGTTTTCTCGATTCGTCCAAAGAATCCGAATTTCGAAAACCCAAATCACGTCTCTCTACTCAACCAAACCTTTCACCACactactaaaccctaaacccccaaTCCGAGTCGCCGTCTTCTGGGACCTAGACAACAAACCACCCGCCTCCCACCCTCCCCACGACGCCGCCGTGAAGCTCCGAACCGCCGCGTCGTCCTTCGGCTCCGTGAAACTAATGGTGGCCTACGCGAACCGCCACGCCTTCAGCCACGTCCCCGCCCACGTCCGAGAAGAACGGAAAGAGCGAAAACTCCTTAACCAGCTGGAGAAAACCGGTTTAGCTAAACCGGCCGAGCCGTACTTCTGCGGCGTCTGCGACAGGAGATTCTACGCGAACGAGAAGCTCGTCGCTCATTTCCGCCAGATCCACGAGGCGGAGAATCAGAAGCGCGTGAGGCAGATAGAGTCGGCGAAGGGAGGGCAGAGAGTGAGGCTCGTGGCGAAGTACTCGATGAAGATGGACAAGTACAAGAGAGCTGCGAGGAACCTTTTGATTCCTAAGGAAGGTTATGGATTAGCTGAGGAGCTGACACGTGGCGGGTTTAGGGTGAAGATGGTGAGTGATAAGCCCGAGGCGGCGGATAGAGCGTTGAAGGAGCATATGGTGGATGTGATGGATAAGAGGGAGGCTGAGTGTTTGGTTCTGGTGTCTGATGATTCTGGTTTTGTTGATGTTTTGTGGGAGGCGAAGGATAGGTGTTTGAGGACGGTTGTGATTGGGGATTTGAGTGAAGGGAAGTTGAAGAGGGTGGCTGACGTGGCGTATTCGTGGAAGGAGGTTGTGATGGGGAAGGCGAAGAAGGAGGTTGAGAAGGTTGTTGGGAAGTGGAGGGATAGAGATGTGTTGAAGAAGTTGGAGTGGAGTTATGATCCTGTTTTGGACAAGGAGAGAGGCTTGTCTTGTTGTGGGGATTGGGATTATGGGTTTGATtctgaggatgatgatgaggtTGAGATGGGAGATGGTGGTGATTGGTGGGAGATGGATGATGAAGATAGTGTTGGATCTTCAAGATCATGTCAATAA
- the LOC108844219 gene encoding uncharacterized protein LOC108844219: MKGVSSAPGDYVYFKSQVPLHKIPIGTKQWRYYDYGPKTVPPLICIPGIAGTADVYYKQIMALSIKGYRVISVDIPRVWSYHEWIQAFEKFLDTIDVHHVHLYGTSLGGFLAQLFAHHRPRRVKSLVLSNTYLDTRSFAAAMPWAPFVSWTPSFLLKRYVLTGIRDGPHEPFIADSVDFAVSQVETLSKDDLASRLTLTVETASVGSLPPHSDSFITIMDTNDYCAIPQVLKDELTERYPEARRAYLKSGGDFPFLSRPDEVNLHLQLHLRRVGVEPRPEVVKSISKDGTDGTDSNSQSKKKADEDKEDRNTPQGFGSSSSDQSPSLPESSGSSNDPPLPTDSIQLQSSSMDKLVVMQLMMTGEVYQSCVIFTLCYCTLVLVHGGFIISRQSV, encoded by the exons ATGAAAGGCGTCTCGTCGGCGCCTGGAGATTACGTCTACTTCAAATCTCAGGTTCCTCTCCACAAGATTCCC ATTGGGACAAAGCAATGGCGTTACTATGACTATGGTCCAAAGACTGTTCCTCCACTCATTTGTATTCCTGGCATCGCAGGAACTGCAGATGTTTATTATAAACAGATCATGGCACTCTCTATCAAG GGTTATCGGGTAATTTCAGTTGACATTCCACGGGTTTGGAGTTATCATGAGTGGATTCAAGCATTTGAGAAATTCCTTGACACCATTGATGTTCATCAC GTGCATCTTTACGGTACTTCCCTTGGAGGTTTCTTAGCGCAACTCTTTGCTCATCACCGACCAAGAAGGGTTAAATCATTGGTTCTATCAAATACATACTTGGACACTCGCAGTTTTGCTGCTGCAATGCCATGGGCTCCTTT TGTAAGTTGGACTCCTTCCTTTTTGCTGAAACGATACGTCTTAACAGGAATACGTGACGGACCCCACGAACCCTTTATCGCTGACTCTGTCGACTTTGCTGTCTCTCAG GTTGAGACATTGTCAAAAGATGATTTGGCTTCTCGGTTAACGTTAACAGTTGAGACGGCGTCTGTGGGGTCTCTACCACCACACTCTGATTCATTCATCACTATAATGGAT ACCAATGATTACTGTGCAATTCCGCAAGTTCTGAAAGATGAACTTACAGAGAGATATCCCGAAGCAAGGAGAGCTTACTTAAAGTCCGGAGGAGACTTCCCATTCCTATCACGGCCTGATGAAGTCAATTTGCATCTACAG CTGCACCTAAGGCGGGTAGGAGTAGAACCACGGCCTGAAGTGGTTAAGTCCATTTCGAAAGACGGTACAGATGGCACAGACAGTAATAGCCAGAGCAAGAAGAAAGCTGATGAGGACAAGGAAGACCGTAATACGCCTCAAGGCTTTGGAAGCTCATCTTCAGATCAGTCACCGTCATTGCCAGAAAGTTCCGGAAGCTCAAATGATCCACCTTTGCCGACAGACTCTATCCAGTTGCAGAGTTCGTCGATGGACAAACTCGTAGTAATGCAACTGATGATGACTGGTGAAGTTTATCAGTCTTGTGTGATTTTCACGTTGTGTTACTGTACATTGGTTTTGGTCCACGGTGGTTTCATCATCTCGAGACAGTCGGTTTAG
- the LOC108844883 gene encoding uncharacterized protein LOC108844883 produces MIRPSVDYHIKQLDISPPSSSDNSSILIIVDTLSDDDIQLFPSVIFHISLRSLSLPYIRDLIQGQLIRRRWLGPEISTAATQLGFSSKELLRDPLVIHRWLSDYLAPNISDLASELGFGRNGFSVSIVVKIVTQSTSKYEVLSRMVQQGKMMNREELESSQMQTEPCSIWLNNLVLDDGSSSKHGVPTRMTCSHVFHDGCLLEWFPLRS; encoded by the coding sequence ATGATTCGTCCCAGTGTCGACTATCACATCAAACAATTGGATATAAGTCCTCCTTCTTCATCAGATAACTCATCAATCCTCATCATCGTCGACACATTATCTGATGACGACATTCAACTTTTCCCAAGCGTTATCTTCCACATCAGTCTCCGTAGTTTAAGTCTCCCTTACATCCGAGACCTTATCCAAGGTCAACTCATCAGACGCCGTTGGCTAGGCCCAGAGATCTCAACGGCTGCAACACAACTAGGGTTTAGTAGCAAGGAGCTTCTTCGAGATCCACTCGTCATCCATCGTTGGTTATCTGATTACTTAGCCCCAAATATCTCTGATCTTGCATCTGAGTTAGGCTTTGGTCGTAACGGTTTTAGTGTGTCCATCGTTGTCAAGATCGTTACTCAATCCACATCCAAGTACGAGGTGTTGTCGAGGATGGTTCAGCAAGGGAAGATGATGAACAGAGAGGAGTTAGAGAGTTCTCAGATGCAAACAGAGCCGTGTTCAATCTGGCTAAACAATCTCGTGCTCGATGATGGTTCGAGTTCGAAACATGGAGTTCCTACACGTATGACATGTTCCCATGTCTTCCACGATGGGTGTCTCTTGGAGTGGTTTCCTCTACGTTCTTGA